One Belonocnema kinseyi isolate 2016_QV_RU_SX_M_011 chromosome 6, B_treatae_v1, whole genome shotgun sequence genomic region harbors:
- the LOC117175224 gene encoding box A-binding factor-like isoform X3, whose translation MKETLSKQDIKLEWEDRRSSGNSSPQVTRMSEEQTTGSPQSVITTRRYTRTITATGHITETIASQEPHSPETNSNMKQVIQQQKIHVKDENSDQRRYQEEMQHHADHVPVSPHGSPNQQHVGDQHPVIFSISNGQELQVEAVEPSEARKEPPRYESAIPERSESERIFLFSKDPEMRRDSHVIALQVQEHRRHQVHHHRISPHQNNEQGRYQHSPVNASNEDYDSTVMVVQPGGVQLTNSSATYSPPTELRTSQHQQIINAAYAEAANGTVKYDTETTTAADSIKVSSTYTTLETAALAPPQAVPYNQYLVAADAFQQPGGYSYTKSGEFFFLPTSNPSGIRAEVEPPAYIKSDPTLTSSSLLNSRTVALQYQPGSPGSQMDLYSTGGTVSYPYPKSVNEHYWSSGPGSPPGLECGQGYPGVTISPSDAGSVNTGAYSGGSYITSGPNGPPSPWGIHLPSSMDSGLDEQVLNSEMKECVNCGVMGTPLWRRDVTGNYLCNACGLYNKTNGVSRPPIRCAKPKQAITPGGGRRPGVRCANCGTSNTTLWRRNNNGEPVCNACGLYFKLHSVNRPMSMKKDGIQTRKRKPKNHASMGSGLGGPSGIHKTEIKSSLLVDSKLQLSMYSSGGKGGGGNDHYSPVGTLTTSHLGHAHSPLALPSAAVLNRQTTLTQKKILSSLQGAGTEQTIMDYSLFIRRNLETIKRKKNACHL comes from the exons ATGAAGGAGACTCTCTCGAAACAGGATATAAAATTAGAGTGGGAGGACCGACGTTCATCCGGAAACAGTTCTCCTCAGGTGACGAGAATGTCCGAGGAACAAACAACTGGAAGTCCACAAAGCGTCATCACGACTCGAAGGTATACCCGGACGATCACAGCCACAGGCCACATCACCGAGACGATAGCTAGTCAAGAACCACATTCTCCGGAAACAAATTCAAACATGAAACAGGTTATCCAGCAGCAGAAAATACACGTTAAGGATGAAAATTCTGATCAGCGAAGATATCAAGAGGAGATGCAACATCATGCAGACCATGTACCAGTTTCTCCTCATGGTAGTCCCAATCAGCAACACGTGGGAGATCAGCATCCTGTTATTTTCTCAATCAGCAACGGACAGGAACTCCAGGTTGAAGCTGTTGAACCTTCTGAAGCAAGGAAAGAACCACCTAG GTACGAATCTGCAATTCCGGAGAGATCAGAAAGTGAGAGGATCTTCCTTTTCTCCAAGGATCCAGAAATGAGAAGAGATAGTCACGTGATTGCTCTCCAAGTTCAGGAACATCGCAGACATCAGGTCCATCATCATAGAATCAGTCCTCACCAGAATAATGAACAGGGAAGATATCAGCATTCACCTGTCAATGCTTCCAATGAGGATTATGATTCAACTGTTATGGTTGTTCAACCTGGTGGTGTTCAACTGACAAACTCATCAGCTACTTATTCGCCACCGACTGAATTAAGAACTAGCCAACATCAACAAATCATCAATGCTGCCTACGCTGAAGCGGCAAACGGCACTGTCAAGTATGATACAGAAACTACTACTGCTGCTGATAGTATAAAAGTCTCTAGTACTTATACAACCCTAGAAACTGCAGCTCTTGCACCTCCTCAAGCAGTTCCTTATAATCAGTACCTTGTAGCTGCTGATGCTTTCCAACAACCTGGTGGATATAGTTACACCAAATCCGGAGAATTTTTCTTCTTGCCAACTAGTAATCCGTCCGGAATAAGAGCTGAG GTGGAACCGCCAGCTTATATAAAAAGTGATCCAACCCTGACATCGTCATCGCTCCTCAATTCTCGAACTGTAGCTCTTCAGTATCAACCAGGTTCTCCAGGTTCACAAATGGACCTTTACAGTACAGGTGGCACGGTTTCTTATCCATATCCAAAATCTGTAAACGAACACTATTGGTCCAGTGGACCAGGATCGCCTCCAGGACTGGAATGTGGACAAGGTTACCCAGGTGTAACGATATCACCTAGTGATGCTGGAAGTGTCAACACGGGAGCTTATTCTGGTGGTTCCTACATCACCTCTGGACCAAATGGACCACCATCACCATGGGGGATACATCTTCCTAGTTCTATGGACTCTGGGTTGGACGAACAAGtcttaaattcagaaatgaaGGAATGTGTCAACTGTGGGGTCATGGGAACACCACTATGGAGACGAGATGTCACTGGAAATTATCTCTGCAATGCCTGTGGTCTTTATAACAAAACAAATGGAGTTAGCAGACCACCTATTCGTTGTGCAAAACCAAAACAGGCCATCACACCG ggcgGTGGAAGAAGACCAGGAGTAAGATGTGCAAATTGCGGGACAAGCAACACAACCCTCTGGCGAAGAAACAATAACGGAGAACCAGTTTGCAATGCCTGTGGTCTTTACTTCAAACTACACAGT GTGAATCGACCAATGAGTATGAAGAAAGACGGAATTCAGACGAGGAAAAGGAAACCGAAAAACCATGCCAGTATGGGATCAGGCCTTGGCGGACCAAGTGGTATACACAAGACCGAGATTAAGTCCAGCTTACTCG tGGACTCGAAGCTGCAGTTGAGTATGTATTCAAGTGGCGGTAAGGGTGGAGGGGGCAACGATCATTATTCTCCTGTCGGTACATTGACGACTTCACATTTAGGACATGCTCATTCGCCCCTTGCATTACCTTCTGCCGCAGTTTTGAATCGTCAAACTACCCTAAc acaaaaaaaaattctctcctCTCTCCAAGGCGCCGGCACAGAGCAGACTATCATGGATTATTCACTTTTCATTAGGAGGAATCTAGAAACAATCAAGAGAAAAAAGAACG